Within Candidatus Equadaptatus faecalis, the genomic segment TCAATTTTTCTTCCCGAACAGCAATGCGGAGAAATCCACCGGGCGGCGGCAGCTTGACGCGCTGCTGGACGGTATGAGCGATAAAGGCATACGGATTGTAACCGCAACAGCAAGGGAGATAACGGAAGTCGAAAAAGCAGAGGATTAACCTCACAATATGAGAAATCGGGAGATTGCAGCGCATGGCGGCTGCAATCTTTTTTTGCGTCCAAAATCAAAGGAACGCGCAACAAATACCGCCTTTCGGTGGGGGTATGGAGTAGATAGCAAGCACAGCAAACGAGTACCCGTTTGCGGAAAATGCTTGTTGGGATAATCCCAAACCCTTATACCGAAAGGCGGTGCGGAAATGGAAAACCGAAAGAGAAATATACAGATGAAGTTTTACGTTACGGAAGAAGAAAAGCGGCTGATCGACGAGAAGATGAAGCAGCTTCCCATAAAGCAGTATGGGGCATACTTCCGTAAAATGGCGATAGACGGGTATATTCTTGTCGTTGACCGAAGCGACACAAAAGCATATATCCGGGAACTGCAAGCGGTGAGCCGGAACATCAACCAAATTGCAAAACGCGCCAATGCGACGGGGACGGTTTACAGGCAGGATATAGAGGACATTAAAAAGGCGGTGGACGAGATATGGCGGTTACAAAGACGCACCCTATTAAATCAACCTTAAAGGCTGCGATAGACTATATCTTAAATCCCGAAAAGACAGACGGGAAGCTGCTTGCGTCCTCTTTCGGCTGCGGGCTGGAAACCGCCGATATTGAGTTTGCATGGACGCGGGAAGCTGCCGGAGATCGCGGCACACATTTAGGGCGGCACTTGATACAATCCTTTGCGGTGGGAGAAACCACACCGGAAGAAGCGCACAAAATCGGCATGGAACTTGCCGGGGCGGTATTAGGCGGCAAGTATGAGTTTGTTTTGACAACTCACGTCGATAAAGACCATCTGCATAATCACTTGATTTTCAACGCGGTTAGCTTCGTTGACTACAAAAAGTACCATT encodes:
- a CDS encoding transcriptional regulator — encoded protein: QFFFPNSNAEKSTGRRQLDALLDGMSDKGIRIVTATAREITEVEKAED
- the mobC gene encoding plasmid mobilization relaxosome protein MobC, with product MENRKRNIQMKFYVTEEEKRLIDEKMKQLPIKQYGAYFRKMAIDGYILVVDRSDTKAYIRELQAVSRNINQIAKRANATGTVYRQDIEDIKKAVDEIWRLQRRTLLNQP